A DNA window from Trypanosoma brucei brucei TREU927 chromosome 11 chr11_scaffold01 genomic scaffold, whole genome shotgun sequence contains the following coding sequences:
- a CDS encoding cleavage and polyadenylation specificity factor 30 kDa subunit (identical to GB:AAO92322.1: cleavage and polyadenylation specificity factor 30 kDa subunit {Trypanosoma brucei rhodesiense}; similar to Cleavage and polyadenylation specificity factor, 30 kDa subunit (CPSF30 kDa subunit) (NS1 effector domain-binding p) — protein sequence MFTDNAAHTSLAFEDTLPVEAPATAKRSEICQPFQHGKCRNGAACPERHVLSQFKSMRLEVCKHWLRGACVNGENCVYLHEYDDRYVPACAFYQRLGECSNPECPFQHVVQVERQPECAAYRRGFCPLGPKCRLRHVFRPPCVFYLTGFCPLGPKCALGHPVQQLYNRNDVSERLRQRMLIERADDPSFNKNATCYRCFDPGHLSPNCPGMQSGLLRRLLMALQEPGEQLYFQSDGRAARKCCFFCGEEGHEVRDCPKKQKPQQWGGHRRGDATGRQ from the coding sequence ATGTTTACTGACAACGCTGCCCACACGTCACTTGCCTTCGAGGATACCCTTCCAGTCGAGGCCCCCGCTACGGCGAAGCGGTCTGAAATTTGTCAGCCGTTCCAACATGGCAAGTGTCGAAACGGTGCGGCGTGCCCTGAGCGGCATGTTCTCTCCCAATTTAAGTCCATGCGTTTGGAGGTCTGCAAGCATTGGCTTCGCGGCGCCTGCGTGAACGGTGAAAATTGTGTATATTTGCATGAATACGACGATCGTTATGTCCCTGCATGTGCCTTTTATCAGCGTCTCGGTGAATGTTCCAATCCGGAGTGTCCATTCCAGCACGTCGTGCAGGTGGAGCGGCAGCCGGAATGCGCCGCTTACCGCCGAGGTTTTTGTCCATTAGGTCCCAAGTGCCGGCTGCGGCACGTCTTCCGCCCACCGTGTGTCTTTTACCTCACAGGATTTTGTCCGTTGGGGCCGAAGTGTGCTTTGGGCCACCCCGTACAGCAGCTTTACAACCGTAATGACGTTAGTGAGCGGCTGCGGCAGCGGATGCTGATCGAGCGGGCAGACGATCCATCTTTCAACAAAAATGCCACATGTTACCGTTGCTTTGATCCGGGGCATCTGTCACCTAACTGTCCGGGTATGCAAAGTGGTTTGCTCCGGCGGTTGCTGATGGCTCTCCAGGAACCTGGAGAACAGTTGTACTTCCAGAGCGATGGACGTGCCGCGCGGAAGTGCTGCTTTTTCTGTGGAGAAGAGGGGCATGAGGTCCGTGACTGCCCCAAGAAGCAGAAACCCCAACAATGGGGAGGCCACCGTCGTGGTGATGCAACGGGAAGGCAGTAA